One Pieris napi chromosome Z, ilPieNapi1.2, whole genome shotgun sequence DNA window includes the following coding sequences:
- the LOC125062579 gene encoding dnaJ homolog subfamily C member 11, which produces MEEEGDNLLLEDNYYQLLNVSKTATPEEINSAYRRFSRMFHPDKHSTDPNKQKWAEQIFNKIKEAYEVLSDSHKRAIYDTLGKRGLEVDGWEVIFRTRTPKEIREEYERLKREREERRLQQSANPRGTITVSVNATDMFTKYYDEYEILEDTVGIPSIEVSGMTIQQSIDAPVTLRNTVTLSGNISTQNGIGTGSVNMSNRHLSSERGWTELECGIGNGPVLGFKMFRTISRLMFVNCGTGLQFTPRGIVPSLVTTMALQLDAHSVGYLTYRAGNQGGAMTSTYVRDSEKYHLNAAVQIGNPHSFISFNFMRKLPQHDLKLRLALKLGTFGAIAEYGAEKKVSQNSSVSAAVMLGVPSGVMLKLKWSCSTQTIVVPIHLCEEVVPAPVFYATVVPMVSWLIIKRLVLDPIARERQERERQRSMEANFERLQEMQRQARATVELMRETYSRNRSDEEKKKGLVVIKALYGKLPSGATSHDTAAEEIGDGAPESPNSYDVIDVTIPLQCLVRDSRLELLDASKSELAGFYDPCAGDEKHLTVRYMFHNYVHVCTVPEKEALILPRNAHRIKNRS; this is translated from the exons ATGGAAGAAGAAGGAGATAATTTACTATTGGAAGACAATtattaccaattattaaatgtgTCAAAAACG GCAACTCCAGAAGAAATTAATAGTGCTTATAGAAGATTCTCACGCATGTTTCACCCAGATAAACATAGTACTGATCCTAATAAACAGAAATGGGcagaacaaatatttaataaaatcaaggaAGCGTATGAAGTTCTCTCTGATTCTCACAAAAGGGCTATATATGACACTTTAG GCAAAAGAGGTCTGGAAGTGGATGGCTGGGAAGTTATTTTCCGCACACGAACACCAAAAGAAATAAGAGAAGAATATgaaag ATTAAAACGGGAGAGAGAAGAAAGACGACTTCAACAAAGTGCAAATCCTAGAGGCACAATAACAGTCTCAGTAAATGCTACTGATATGTTCACAAAATATTATGACGAGTATGAAATTTT AGAAGACACTGTAGGCATTCCAAGTATTGAGGTGTCAGGTATGACAATACAACAATCAATAGATGCACCAGTGACACTAAGAAATACAGTAACTCTATCTGGGAATATATCAACACAAAATGGAATAG GAACTGGTTCTGTTAATATGTCAAACCGACATTTGAGTTCCGAAAGAGGTTGGACAGAGTTGGAATGTGGTATAGGAAATGGACCAGTTTTAGGATTCAAAATGTTCCGAACAATATCCAGACTTATGTTTGTCAATTGTGGTACTGGATTGCAATTTACACCTCGGGGGATTGTACCTAGTCTTGTTACAA ctATGGCTTTACAATTAGATGCCCATTCTGTAGGCTACCTCACCTATAGAGCAGGAAACCAAGGTGGTGCAATGACCTCCACATATGTGAGGGACAGTGAGAAGTACCACTTAAATGCAGCTGTACAAATAGGGAATCCACATTCGTTCATATCTTTCAATTTTATGAGGAAACTGCCGCAGCATGATTTGAAGTTGAGATTAGCATTGaa GCTCGGTACCTTTGGGGCAATTGCGGAGTATGGCGCAGAAAAGAAAGTGTCACAAAATAGCAGTGTGTCAGCCGCTGTAATGCTTGGCGTACCTAGTGGCGTCATGCTGAAGCTTAA gTGGTCATGCTCTACACAGACAATAGTAGTACCAATACATCTCTGCGAGGAAGTAGTTCCTGCGCCGGTTTTCTATGCGACTGTAGTCCCAATGGTATCGTGGTTGATAATAAAGAGATTGGTGTTAGACCCAATTGCAAGGGAACGGCAGGAGAGAGAGAGACAACGATCTATGGAGGCTAATTTTGAAAG gtTACAAGAAATGCAGAGGCAAGCTCGTGCGACCGTTGAACTGATGCGCGAGACATACTCAAGGAACCGAAGTGATGAAGAGAAAAAGAAGGGTTTAGTTGTTATCAAGGCTTTGTATGGAAAACTTCCTTCAG GGGCAACAAGTCACGACACGGCCGCTGAAGAAATTGGCGATGGTGCTCCAGAATCACCAAACTCGTATGACGTCATCGATGTAACAATACCCCTGCAATGTCTTGTAAGGGATTCCCGGCTAGAGTTACTCGATGCAAGCAAG tcGGAATTAGCTGGATTCTATGACCCATGTGCGGGAGACGAAAAACATTTGACAGTCCGCTATATGTTCCATAACTATGTACATGTGTGTACTGTCCCCGAAAAAGAAGCCCTAATTCTTCCCAGGAATG CGCATCGAATAAAAAACAGATCTTGA